tgtctcctctgctctgctctctgtgtACCCAGGAGACACTAACATAACTTTTTCATCTTATCAGACGCCCAAGGGATTTGACTAAACGTCAGTATTTGCCAACTTTAAATGAGCACAGTGTCTGTGTCGGAGTGGAAGGGAGCGGCACAGCGGGCAGGACACCATGTGGCTGCTTTTAAACAAAATCCTGCTCCTACATGCATGTTTGCAGGGCTGTTGATGTGTTTGTACATTCTTTAAGCCATAACTGTAGAGAAATATTAAGAAAAAGCCTCTTAATTTTGTTTCAATAGTGATTTCCTCTCTTTACTTCTCTCAGTGTAACTCACCAGTGTCGCTCTGGCACTTGATCTGATATTTTTTTGATAATATGACTGTAGACTGTTTTGTCCTCTACTTCTGGATTctaacaaacatggctgacttGTTTGATCctgacatgttttctgtgtttgtgtccagTAAACAGCGTCACAACAAGCTGTGGCATCCTGACGCAGACTGTGAGATGTCGGAGGGGCAGCAGGGCTTACAGTGCTGTGGAGGCGAGGAGGGAGGTCACCTGACTCCAGAGCCGGGGATGTCTCCCTGCTGTGAGGAGGCTCTCTCTGATAAGGGGGCGGCTTGTCCATCCCCCCGCAGGACTGTTGCTCTGGAGATCGACCCCGCCTACAACAACTACTACTTCCGCCGGCTCTCTGACTCGGCACTGGACAGCGAACCTTCGACCCCCGTGCGCGGCCCTCCCCTCCTAGGCATGGAGAAAGTCTTCATCGAGATTGAAGACGTGGAACGGGACGCCCTGCTGGATGACGAGGCCTTCGATGGCCGCGAAGGACTCCCTCTGCCCCACTTTGGACCCACAGCAGAGGGGACGGCTGCACAGACGTGCTCTCGGGGTCCTGAGCCCCTGGAGGAGCTGCGTCTGAGGCTGGAGTTCAGCAccgtggaggaggaggatgaggaggaggtgcagaaggaggaggcagagatggaGGTGCTCATGCAGCCTGAcgatggaggaggtgggggcGCAGGCGGAGGAGAGGAAGCTCAAGATGTGGAGGTGGAGGGGGATGGAGAGGGGAACGGGATGGATCTGGCAACCCTGAATGAGAActccaacaacaacaaccataTCAACACTTCACAGAACCTTAATGTAAGTAGGACTTCATAGTAGACCAGATTTCCATGGCGGCCATGTTTCTGTGCTTTCACACTCAGTTTAGGAAGCTCAGATGTTGTTATAAAGTTCTATTTCAGGTTCATTTTTGTAGAAACATTGATATTCTGACTATTATTATAAAACATCCATAATATGTTTGATTCTGGCTGCACCTATAACATGAAAATAACAGTGCAGCTTGAAACTCACTTAACTTAAACGCTGCTGCCAGGCACCtctcaaagaaaacaataacaaaagattagttgttaaaaaaaaagatgattccCTGCTCCCCCTGCCTCCAAGAAAACGATTCCAGAAGGACCATTGTCAGGACAAAGGGGTCAAACAGACCTGAGGCAGAAAGCTCGGGTAACAGAACTCTCAGCCGATGGCAGAGATTAATCATGGTCGAACACAAATAAGCAGCATAAATCATGAATGAAGATGCACTCACTAAACCCAGATGCACCGTACCATAGTCTCCTACTGGCCTGCATTTACACTTCTCCAAGCCAAACCAGCCCTGAGCACAAATAGATCATCACAATGTCATATGACGTCCAGTTTACAGGACGCTCGGTCTTAGAGAGTCAGCACAATAGACtatgttgtgattttttttctagattaAATTGCACATAAAATGTTTTAGCCATATTTGACGTAAAGTCTCCCCAGACTTATGGAGACAAATCATTGATCTcaataaaactcaaatattAAGAGCTATGGCTGATTAGCTGCAACTGAAACGAGATCATTGACACTTCAAGACTTTCAAATCATAAATAAAGATTGTAAATATACTGAAATGGCAAccataactcattttttccccttaaaaccTTATTGTAGGCTATTAAACTTTGTAATTTCAACCACAGTGCTTGTAAATATTGTTTCTAGATTGGAGTTTAACTACTTTTAGGCCATTcaagtaaaacaaaaattctTTCCATTTCCTCATAGTCTAATCTCAAAATGCTCAAAGAAAGCTTAATGTGcatactaaaataaaaatacgaCTGGCATTTTCGTCACACTTTCCCCTATcagcaaaaacatatttgtaaCTGTGCCATTAATGTTAGAAACGGTTTAGAAGTTGATGTAAGAGAAGGGTCGTGATAAAGGTCTGGAAAAGTCTAAATATGGTGTCAGGTTTCTGTATATACCCTGTTTCTAGTGGTGCATAACATGACTATAACactgagggccaaacagggtaaactttttaaccataaactgtcaaccttgtttcaccggtaataaaatatgacaaaaaacttagcactgatgataaatgattttgacatttaaaaaggtaaaaagataagtttaaagactcacaatctgagaaaagtaaatttattagtttaaaaatgtcaaaacatggaactgaaattgaaaaataatgtttttaaaggaaaatacagctattagaaagaagtcaaaaccatgaaattcaaagtcaaaatatgattcaaaattttaaattgttcttctaaaaggtcaaactattggattatgaagtcaaagtttggagttgaaaatataagataaaatacaaaatagatggtttaaaaggtcaaaatatcacttaaaaattagagttatgaatcttaaagctctaaatattatataagaagtcaaaattataagttgaaatgctcaaagtatgaaataaaaagtcaaaatcctaagtttgaatcctaattgtgagatgctaaattgaaaatgtgaaattaaaacacaaattaatttcttttcccacaatTCTGACTTCttgtctgaatatttttactctttactttttcagattttgtgacttaacaaggatatcttaaatcatcaagaatAGGTTCACATTTAAATACTTGccaaatctgcagacctcagactgatgggccagttataacagaaatatgagatcatcatgcgggccggatttaacaGTTCCCcgggccagatttgaaccccgggccttgagtttaacACTTGTGGGATAAAGGCTTGCAGCACCCTCGTTCTGATGGTAGCTGATGGTTTATCAAACATATCAATAACGTCTAAAATAGTGCCCAGTCTCACTGGATTTCTGATATCCATTCCCTTAGTGATTGCTTTTTAATCAggaaataacaaaataaaattatttgacAAATTCTCTGTTAATATGACAGACAACCTGGAGTTTAATAGTACAGCATGATATTTCAGCTCCCTACTCAGAGTGTGACAACACAGGAGTGTGGCTGCTGTTGGAATATGGTttgttaagtttgttttttgattgGAAATTCTTTAATTGCAataatcagtttttaaaatcccTACCTTCCCATTaactctttttctctctttttttcaattcaGGAAAAACCTGCCTCTGTCCTTCCTTCCAAGTCCAAGCAAAAAGCCGACTCGCCAGCCCTCGTTTCTAAGCTTTGCCTTAACCCCAGTCCTTCTGAAGTCCCAAGTGCTTCGTTCCCACGGCCCCGTACCTCTTCTGAATGCCTAACGTCTTCAGTTGTAGTGCTACACCCTTGTGCCAACTGCGCTGCCTCCCCACCTAAAGCTCCGCTCGACAGAGACGAGCCGCCGGGAGACGCACCGCTGCCGATGGAGCTGAAGGACGATGGCGATGTAGTCAAAGTTCACACTGATAGTCAGAAAAGTAAACCTGCTGCTGCCTCTGATGCCGTCCCCGAGCTGGTCAGCATGGACTCAGAGGAAGAGAAACAAGGCGTGGCTTGCTACATCGGCCAACAACAGGAAACGCTTTCTCAGCTGCAGCGGTCTGGGCTGGTCCGCCGCCGTGCAGAGAGACTGGAGAGACTTTCAGGTTTATCCAAGGAGAGCCTGCACTTCCTGAAGCCTTTGCACGCATGCCAAAAGCCCAAGAACAGCCCCTTTCACCCCGAGGAGGAGGATGACTTCTCCGGCATCACCGGGGACTTCCCCAAATCTTCCACGCCATGCCAAGTACGGTTAGAGCCACTGGTGGTGCCACTGACCAATGAAGCCTTGTTGGGGGTGGTGGGCTCCGGGTTGCTCACACCCACCTCCTCGCCTCACGGCTCCACGCTGACACGCAGCTCCAGCAGTGACAGCCTGCGAAGTGTGAGGGGGAAACCCGGCCTGGTGCGTCAGCGGGCGCAGGAGATCGAGACCCGCATGCGTCTGGCGGGGCTCACCGTGCCCTCCAAGCTGAAGCGCTCCAACTCGCTGGCCAAGTTGGGCAGCATCAACTTCTCCTCGGAGGACCTGTACTCCGCCTGCTCCTCTGATGCCGGGACGCTGCTGCTACTCTCGCTGTCCCCGGAGCCTGATCCCGCCTCTGAGTGGGGCTCCCCCAACATCTTCGCTCCGCCACGACCGTGCAAGGACCTGCACACTCCAGAGAGGGCGCTACCAGGTGAGCCGCGGAGCTGACACACCGAGGAGAGGCTGTGCACTCTCCACGCTCCCcctcctccatcatccatcgGGGCCGGAGAGTCGAGTCAGACgaaacaaatgaaaagatgaaaacaatGCCAATAGTTGTTGTGAGgagcgctctctctctctcctttgccACATTGTTCTTCAAACTGCTGTTCACAGTGATGATCGTCTTATTGCTGTATCTGTGTAAGCCATCAGTTCACCTCTAACTTGGTTTGATTCATGGACAAACAAGTGCCTTAAGTATGAGACCAGAGGCACAGAGACTGCAGGTTGAGATGGTACGAGACCCTCTATGACCTTTAACTTCACAGCCAGTAGTACCTGATGTGTACCAGTTTATGGCACTCATATTATATTTTCCCGTCAAAGTGGCGGTCTGTTCGGACGAACGGAGCTCTGGCAGGAAGTTAATCTGTAGACTTGTTAATCACAGTTTGTTTTAGATGCCTGAGGGTTGTAAATCGAACGGTTACCTCATGTTGCATTCACGGAGCTCTATTCCCAGATGTGGCCTGTTGCACCGGCTCTGTGGGAGTTCTGTCTCAAGTCACGCTGTAAAGTCGACGCTAAACTCTCTTTAGTTTCTAACTTAAGTTTAGGGATGGGGATAGACATTCAAAAACTCTAGCAGTcagtaaattattttaaaaagacttcattCAGCTGTCATCTAAATGTAATTTCTTATTCAGTTACTTTACTGGCACCTTTACTTCTACCAGAAACTGACTAAACCAGGGAGTCACTGACTTTATAGTGCCAAGAAACTTcagccggccacacactagacgattttttaatctgaaacaaatttaaaaccgtgggagaccacagacttcaggacactTTCCagagatttttcatctttaatcctctgaacgcacacactagacgactcagccagactgtcagatcactggagaccacacacctgccgacctgcctacaacctcccgtgatcacgtgacttcagagaaaacagcaaaaaaaaccccacagatGTCTGTTGATACTGTTTTGCTGtgtctccacaacaggctgtcctggcatgcgttacaggtgtagcaaaaatcataaaactagggaaagactcaggatgaaatcctggctggaatgaagctacagttgtgtttatggttgtgagtggtgaaagtacatAGGATCCGTCTGGTAACGCTACCtggtgtgctcgctctcattggttgctGTGGGTACTCTGTCAGAGGCACTGCggcctagaatcgtaaatatcaaacatgtttgattatGATTCAGGGTCTTGGAGGGTACGACGTGATTTGGAGCATTAaattaatcgtgttgacaccacacacatgcagactactcagacaaataaccgtttgcgacgaggctccagtcggtatacgcccccacaatcCTCAGGGGGGTCAAATCTTGGctaaaattgggcttaaaatcctgtagtgtgtggccagcctaactTTGCTTCTCTTGACTGAAGAGACAATCTACTGGACTGAAGATTTTTATCTAAATGCTTATTGATCAATatgacaaaacaatgaaaaaaacatgggaCTGTATTGACAGCTCTTTAAGCTGTGTTTCCACcaggtggtccagtttgatCGAGTACGGTCAACCCCAAAAATAGTTTGCGTTACCACAAACACTCTGATGGGGTGTGCATGTGGTGTAACAGTCAGTGCGAGTTATGGGGACGATCAGTATAACAGATGGAATCAGGaactttttaactctttaactcCAGATCTGCTCAGTTTATTCCACTTCTGTTGGATTGACGTTTTCCACAAACAACAGGAAAGTATTGATGTGTACTCAGATAAATCAGGACTATCATATGAAATCTTCAATCCCCATCCCTAGCTGTTAGATCTTGTGTTTCAACTCGTCTTTGAGGTGACCCAGAGCTGGTGCAGCCCGGTGCTGGCTTCACTTTAGTTTACTTCATTCAAGGAAACTCACTCTGATGCAGAGGTGTGTGCTTATGCATTGATATGTaactgtgtgtgtctgtgagcgTGAATGGGCTGAAACGAGGAGAGGAGGCTGTGACTTTGTAAAGCCAGAggctttttcactgttttcaacagaacaaaacatttCTGGTTTGTTCTTCCTttgcactgttgtttttttaatcaagtgaATACTGGTACACACGAGCTATCTTCCAAAATAACATTCGTGAAATGTTATTGACCTCATCATTCCCTTCTGTGTCGCTGGGAGAGTAGAGTGAGGCGTCACGCTGCACGGCTGAAATCAGAACACAAACGCCCGGATCATTAATGAAACgaggagaaagaaaacaaaccttcTTTACCTTAAATTTGCTCGTCCTCGAGGGTTGCCAACATGTTCAACTCAT
The Cheilinus undulatus linkage group 5, ASM1832078v1, whole genome shotgun sequence DNA segment above includes these coding regions:
- the ssh1a gene encoding protein phosphatase Slingshot homolog 1 isoform X1 encodes the protein MALVTLQRSPTPSAASSASTATTTAGEDFGSEDERRINQSLSESFFMVKGAALFLQQGSSQQGQKAHPHHKHAGDLPQHLQVMINILRSEDRIKLAVRLESAWSDRVRYMVVVYTSGRQDTEENILLGIDFTSKDCKSCSIGMVLPLWSDTKIHLDGDGGFTVNTAGRTHVFKPVSVQAMWSALQVLHKVCEVSRRYNYFPGGMALTWMGYYESCIASDQSCINEWNAMKDLETTRPDSPTMFVDKPSERERTECLIKAKLRSIMTCQDLENVTCKQIRTELEQHMSCNLKEYKEFIDNEMLLILGQMDKATLIFDHVYLGSEWNASNLEELQETGVGYILNVTREIDNFFPGTFSYHNIRVYDDDATDLLAHWNDTYNFIVKAKKNHSKCLVHCKMGVSRSASTVIAYAMKEFGWSLEKAYNFVKQKRSITRPNAGFMRQLAEYEGILDASKQRHNKLWHPDADCEMSEGQQGLQCCGGEEGGHLTPEPGMSPCCEEALSDKGAACPSPRRTVALEIDPAYNNYYFRRLSDSALDSEPSTPVRGPPLLGMEKVFIEIEDVERDALLDDEAFDGREGLPLPHFGPTAEGTAAQTCSRGPEPLEELRLRLEFSTVEEEDEEEVQKEEAEMEVLMQPDDGGGGGAGGGEEAQDVEVEGDGEGNGMDLATLNENSNNNNHINTSQNLNEKPASVLPSKSKQKADSPALVSKLCLNPSPSEVPSASFPRPRTSSECLTSSVVVLHPCANCAASPPKAPLDRDEPPGDAPLPMELKDDGDVVKVHTDSQKSKPAAASDAVPELVSMDSEEEKQGVACYIGQQQETLSQLQRSGLVRRRAERLERLSGLSKESLHFLKPLHACQKPKNSPFHPEEEDDFSGITGDFPKSSTPCQVRLEPLVVPLTNEALLGVVGSGLLTPTSSPHGSTLTRSSSSDSLRSVRGKPGLVRQRAQEIETRMRLAGLTVPSKLKRSNSLAKLGSINFSSEDLYSACSSDAGTLLLLSLSPEPDPASEWGSPNIFAPPRPCKDLHTPERALPGEPRS
- the ssh1a gene encoding protein phosphatase Slingshot homolog 1 isoform X2; this encodes MHLVLEPIQEAMMKMIPYFAENAVLTQSEINRILSESFFMVKGAALFLQQGSSQQGQKAHPHHKHAGDLPQHLQVMINILRSEDRIKLAVRLESAWSDRVRYMVVVYTSGRQDTEENILLGIDFTSKDCKSCSIGMVLPLWSDTKIHLDGDGGFTVNTAGRTHVFKPVSVQAMWSALQVLHKVCEVSRRYNYFPGGMALTWMGYYESCIASDQSCINEWNAMKDLETTRPDSPTMFVDKPSERERTECLIKAKLRSIMTCQDLENVTCKQIRTELEQHMSCNLKEYKEFIDNEMLLILGQMDKATLIFDHVYLGSEWNASNLEELQETGVGYILNVTREIDNFFPGTFSYHNIRVYDDDATDLLAHWNDTYNFIVKAKKNHSKCLVHCKMGVSRSASTVIAYAMKEFGWSLEKAYNFVKQKRSITRPNAGFMRQLAEYEGILDASKQRHNKLWHPDADCEMSEGQQGLQCCGGEEGGHLTPEPGMSPCCEEALSDKGAACPSPRRTVALEIDPAYNNYYFRRLSDSALDSEPSTPVRGPPLLGMEKVFIEIEDVERDALLDDEAFDGREGLPLPHFGPTAEGTAAQTCSRGPEPLEELRLRLEFSTVEEEDEEEVQKEEAEMEVLMQPDDGGGGGAGGGEEAQDVEVEGDGEGNGMDLATLNENSNNNNHINTSQNLNEKPASVLPSKSKQKADSPALVSKLCLNPSPSEVPSASFPRPRTSSECLTSSVVVLHPCANCAASPPKAPLDRDEPPGDAPLPMELKDDGDVVKVHTDSQKSKPAAASDAVPELVSMDSEEEKQGVACYIGQQQETLSQLQRSGLVRRRAERLERLSGLSKESLHFLKPLHACQKPKNSPFHPEEEDDFSGITGDFPKSSTPCQVRLEPLVVPLTNEALLGVVGSGLLTPTSSPHGSTLTRSSSSDSLRSVRGKPGLVRQRAQEIETRMRLAGLTVPSKLKRSNSLAKLGSINFSSEDLYSACSSDAGTLLLLSLSPEPDPASEWGSPNIFAPPRPCKDLHTPERALPGEPRS